From a single Pempheris klunzingeri isolate RE-2024b chromosome 2, fPemKlu1.hap1, whole genome shotgun sequence genomic region:
- the larp4ab gene encoding la-related protein 4 isoform X3, protein MQVTTKGAGLNPNAKVWQEIPAHQNDIPEGAEESPWLLTYSPPAEMTDGCSDVPSSGGKGYDTEFPESPSDYVTVPTEGIVDGTDQPDLRYLVFDPQCESAIDGDVSKEQPVSEESLRESLKKQLEFCFSRENLSKDLYLISQMDSDQFVPIWTVACMEDIKALTTDVDLILDVLRACPMVQVDESGEKVRPNHSRCIIILREVPETTPVEEVEALFKSESCPKVLSAEFAHNSNWYITFQSDMDALQAYRYLREEVKTFQGKPVMARIKAINTFFGKNGFRSVDSGVYSQHAQAQAQYGSPVYMQQVYSPQQQYPVYPVVSPSWSPSIMPYFETPLAPFPNGGFMNGYSSSGNYKANSSSVNTHRPASRNRNQIKGHPRPEDVPLSSSLVPGALMDGLSGPLSPQPLQTSGTGTTTATVSLPSLILKDTPPQATIASGYLSGAGRGRRGSHRGMRRKREDEHTTKPVPLMEAKVPPTPKFDLAASNFPPLPGTVVSMRGETTPEMRLSDVVRGLKVTNKSVSREVNEAQHTNVSEEDANKPASVTPLVKPAPVSLHTVAPVLSSVSPPVKEEDKAEPPVPKGKVSSSTQAASPTTSEDAPSTCSQSVSTEAPSPSPSTPTSELGSRKLSYAEVCQRLAKDTPPAQTPPSPPAASANQPLQELKVNRVEEPRPISKRTTDRPEKSGDSRPPRQPLRSFRGANGQVRFGGAGLKNREHQRGLNSGKQFSPQRGARRSGKEQNIPPRSPK, encoded by the exons ATGCAGGTTACCACAAAGGGAGCAGGTCTGAACCCCAACGCTAAAGTGTGGCAGGAGATCCCTGCACACCAGAATGACATCCCAGAGGGGGCCGAGGAGTCTCCTTGGCTGCTGACCTACTCTCCTCCCGCTGAGATGACCGATG GTTGCTCAGACGTTCCTTCTTCAGGGGGAAAAGGATACGACACTGAATTTCCTGAAAGCCCTTCTGACTATGTGACTGTGCCCACAGAGGGCATTGTGGATGGCACTGACCAGCCTGACTTGAGGTATCTGGTTTTTGACCCACAATGCGAATCAGCCATAGATGGCGACGTCTCTAAGGAACAACCGGTGTCTGAGGAGAGCCTGAGAGAGTCACTGAAGAAACAGCTCGAGTTCTGCTTTTCTAG AGAGAACCTATCTAAGGACCTGTACCTGATATCCCAGATGGACAGTGATCAGTTTGTTCCCATCTGGACCGTTGCTTGCATGGAGGACATCAAAGCCCTCACCACTGACGTGGACCTCATTCTGGATGTACTGAGAG CCTGTCCCATGGTGCAAGTTGATGAAAGTGGAGAGAAGGTTCGGCCAAACCACAGTCGCTGCATCATTATTCTGAGAGAGGTGCCAGAGACTACACCAGTTGAG GAAGTGGAGGCTCTTTTTAAGAGTGAAAGCTGCCCGAAAGTGTTGAGCGCGGAGTTTGCACACAACAGCAACTGGTACATAACGTTTCAGTCAGACATGGATGCACTGCAG GCTTACAGATACCTAAGAGAGGAAGTAAAAACGTTCCAGGGAAAGCCAGTCATG gcCCGCATTAAGGCCATTAACACATTCTTTGGTAAGAACGGCTTCCGCAGTGTGGACTCAGGTGTGTACAGTCAGCATGCCCAAGCACAGGCTCAGTATGGCTCTCCAGTCTACATGCAGCAGGTGTACAGCCCTCAGCAGCAGTACCCTGTATACCCAGTGGTGTCCCCCTCTTGGAGCCCTTCGATCATGCCTTATTTTGAAACACCGCTG GCACCTTTCCCCAACGGTGGATTCATGAATGGTTACAGCAGTTCTGGGAACTACAAAGCAAACTCAAGCTCTGTCAACACCCATCGACCTGCGAGCAGGAACCG GAATCAAATTAAGGGTCACCCTAGGCCTGAAGACGTGCCCCTGTCGTCTTCTTTGGTTCCGGGGGCCCTGATGGATGGCCTGTCTGGTCCCTTGAGTCCACAGCCCCTCCAGACATCAGGAACTGGCACCACGACAGCGACAGTCTCCCTGCCCTCATTAATCCTTAAAGACACCCCTCCACAGGCCACCATAGCCAGTGGATATCTCAGCGGGGCTGGACGGGGCAG GAGAGGTAGCCACAGAGgaatgaggaggaaaagagaagatGAACATACCACG AAGCCTGTCCCTTTGATGGAAGCCAAGGTACCACCTACACCAAAGTTTGACTTGGCAGCTTCCAATTTTCCTCCGTTGCCGGGAACTGTGGTCAGTATGCGGGGAGAAACTACACCAGAGATGCGCCTTTCTGATGTTGTGCGTGGCCTAAAGGTGACCAACAAG TCTGTCAGCCGAGAGGTTAACGAGGCCCAACACACGAACGTCTCAGAAGAGGATGCAAACAAACCTGCTTCTGTGACTCCGCTTGTTAAACCAGCTCCTGTGTCACTACACACAGTTGCACCAGTGCTCTCAAG CGTTTCTCCTCCAGTAAAGGAAGAGGATAAAGCTGAACCTCCTGTTCCAAAGGGAAAAGTCTCCTCGTCCACACAGGCTGCCTCCCCGACAACCTCTGAAGATGCCCCCTCCACCTGCAGCCAGTCTGTTTCTACAGAAGCACCTTCCCCATCTCCCTCAACTCCAACATCAGAGCTG GGGTCAAGGAAGCTCAGCTATGCAGAGGTGTGCCAGAGGCTGGCCAAGGACACACCACCGGCACAgacgcctccctccccccctgcGGCCTCAGCCAACCAACCCCTGCAAGAGCTGAAGGTCAACAGGGTTGAGGAGCCTCGGCCCATCTCCAAACGCACTACAGACAGACCAGAGAAGTCCGGAGACAGCCGCCCACCTCGCCAACCATTGCGCTCCTTCAGAGGGGCGAATGGCCAAGTTAGATTCGGAGGTGCAGGTCTGAAGAACCGTGAGCATCAGAGGGGCCTGAATTCTGGCAAACAGTTTTCCCCACAGCGGGGGGCCAGACGCAGTGGCAAAGAACAGAACATTCCCCCAAGATCACCAAAATAA
- the larp4ab gene encoding la-related protein 4 isoform X1: MQVTTKGAGLNPNAKVWQEIPAHQNDIPEGAEESPWLLTYSPPAEMTDGCSDVPSSGGKGYDTEFPESPSDYVTVPTEGIVDGTDQPDLRYLVFDPQCESAIDGDVSKEQPVSEESLRESLKKQLEFCFSRENLSKDLYLISQMDSDQFVPIWTVACMEDIKALTTDVDLILDVLRACPMVQVDESGEKVRPNHSRCIIILREVPETTPVEEVEALFKSESCPKVLSAEFAHNSNWYITFQSDMDALQAYRYLREEVKTFQGKPVMARIKAINTFFGKNGFRSVDSGVYSQHAQAQAQYGSPVYMQQVYSPQQQYPVYPVVSPSWSPSIMPYFETPLAPFPNGGFMNGYSSSGNYKANSSSVNTHRPASRNRNQIKGHPRPEDVPLSSSLVPGALMDGLSGPLSPQPLQTSGTGTTTATVSLPSLILKDTPPQATIASGYLSGAGRGRRGSHRGMRRKREDEHTTKPVPLMEAKVPPTPKFDLAASNFPPLPGTVVSMRGETTPEMRLSDVVRGLKVTNKSVSREVNEAQHTNVSEEDANKPASVTPLVKPAPVSLHTVAPVLSSVSPPVKEEDKAEPPVPKGKVSSSTQAASPTTSEDAPSTCSQSVSTEAPSPSPSTPTSELQGSRKLSYAEVCQRLAKDTPPAQTPPSPPAASANQPLQELKVNRVEEPRPISKRTTDRPEKSGDSRPPRQPLRSFRGANGQVRFGGAGLKNREHQRGLNSGKQFSPQRGARRSGKEQNIPPRSPK; the protein is encoded by the exons ATGCAGGTTACCACAAAGGGAGCAGGTCTGAACCCCAACGCTAAAGTGTGGCAGGAGATCCCTGCACACCAGAATGACATCCCAGAGGGGGCCGAGGAGTCTCCTTGGCTGCTGACCTACTCTCCTCCCGCTGAGATGACCGATG GTTGCTCAGACGTTCCTTCTTCAGGGGGAAAAGGATACGACACTGAATTTCCTGAAAGCCCTTCTGACTATGTGACTGTGCCCACAGAGGGCATTGTGGATGGCACTGACCAGCCTGACTTGAGGTATCTGGTTTTTGACCCACAATGCGAATCAGCCATAGATGGCGACGTCTCTAAGGAACAACCGGTGTCTGAGGAGAGCCTGAGAGAGTCACTGAAGAAACAGCTCGAGTTCTGCTTTTCTAG AGAGAACCTATCTAAGGACCTGTACCTGATATCCCAGATGGACAGTGATCAGTTTGTTCCCATCTGGACCGTTGCTTGCATGGAGGACATCAAAGCCCTCACCACTGACGTGGACCTCATTCTGGATGTACTGAGAG CCTGTCCCATGGTGCAAGTTGATGAAAGTGGAGAGAAGGTTCGGCCAAACCACAGTCGCTGCATCATTATTCTGAGAGAGGTGCCAGAGACTACACCAGTTGAG GAAGTGGAGGCTCTTTTTAAGAGTGAAAGCTGCCCGAAAGTGTTGAGCGCGGAGTTTGCACACAACAGCAACTGGTACATAACGTTTCAGTCAGACATGGATGCACTGCAG GCTTACAGATACCTAAGAGAGGAAGTAAAAACGTTCCAGGGAAAGCCAGTCATG gcCCGCATTAAGGCCATTAACACATTCTTTGGTAAGAACGGCTTCCGCAGTGTGGACTCAGGTGTGTACAGTCAGCATGCCCAAGCACAGGCTCAGTATGGCTCTCCAGTCTACATGCAGCAGGTGTACAGCCCTCAGCAGCAGTACCCTGTATACCCAGTGGTGTCCCCCTCTTGGAGCCCTTCGATCATGCCTTATTTTGAAACACCGCTG GCACCTTTCCCCAACGGTGGATTCATGAATGGTTACAGCAGTTCTGGGAACTACAAAGCAAACTCAAGCTCTGTCAACACCCATCGACCTGCGAGCAGGAACCG GAATCAAATTAAGGGTCACCCTAGGCCTGAAGACGTGCCCCTGTCGTCTTCTTTGGTTCCGGGGGCCCTGATGGATGGCCTGTCTGGTCCCTTGAGTCCACAGCCCCTCCAGACATCAGGAACTGGCACCACGACAGCGACAGTCTCCCTGCCCTCATTAATCCTTAAAGACACCCCTCCACAGGCCACCATAGCCAGTGGATATCTCAGCGGGGCTGGACGGGGCAG GAGAGGTAGCCACAGAGgaatgaggaggaaaagagaagatGAACATACCACG AAGCCTGTCCCTTTGATGGAAGCCAAGGTACCACCTACACCAAAGTTTGACTTGGCAGCTTCCAATTTTCCTCCGTTGCCGGGAACTGTGGTCAGTATGCGGGGAGAAACTACACCAGAGATGCGCCTTTCTGATGTTGTGCGTGGCCTAAAGGTGACCAACAAG TCTGTCAGCCGAGAGGTTAACGAGGCCCAACACACGAACGTCTCAGAAGAGGATGCAAACAAACCTGCTTCTGTGACTCCGCTTGTTAAACCAGCTCCTGTGTCACTACACACAGTTGCACCAGTGCTCTCAAG CGTTTCTCCTCCAGTAAAGGAAGAGGATAAAGCTGAACCTCCTGTTCCAAAGGGAAAAGTCTCCTCGTCCACACAGGCTGCCTCCCCGACAACCTCTGAAGATGCCCCCTCCACCTGCAGCCAGTCTGTTTCTACAGAAGCACCTTCCCCATCTCCCTCAACTCCAACATCAGAGCTG CAGGGGTCAAGGAAGCTCAGCTATGCAGAGGTGTGCCAGAGGCTGGCCAAGGACACACCACCGGCACAgacgcctccctccccccctgcGGCCTCAGCCAACCAACCCCTGCAAGAGCTGAAGGTCAACAGGGTTGAGGAGCCTCGGCCCATCTCCAAACGCACTACAGACAGACCAGAGAAGTCCGGAGACAGCCGCCCACCTCGCCAACCATTGCGCTCCTTCAGAGGGGCGAATGGCCAAGTTAGATTCGGAGGTGCAGGTCTGAAGAACCGTGAGCATCAGAGGGGCCTGAATTCTGGCAAACAGTTTTCCCCACAGCGGGGGGCCAGACGCAGTGGCAAAGAACAGAACATTCCCCCAAGATCACCAAAATAA
- the larp4ab gene encoding la-related protein 4 isoform X2 has protein sequence MVTTKGAGLNPNAKVWQEIPAHQNDIPEGAEESPWLLTYSPPAEMTDGCSDVPSSGGKGYDTEFPESPSDYVTVPTEGIVDGTDQPDLRYLVFDPQCESAIDGDVSKEQPVSEESLRESLKKQLEFCFSRENLSKDLYLISQMDSDQFVPIWTVACMEDIKALTTDVDLILDVLRACPMVQVDESGEKVRPNHSRCIIILREVPETTPVEEVEALFKSESCPKVLSAEFAHNSNWYITFQSDMDALQAYRYLREEVKTFQGKPVMARIKAINTFFGKNGFRSVDSGVYSQHAQAQAQYGSPVYMQQVYSPQQQYPVYPVVSPSWSPSIMPYFETPLAPFPNGGFMNGYSSSGNYKANSSSVNTHRPASRNRNQIKGHPRPEDVPLSSSLVPGALMDGLSGPLSPQPLQTSGTGTTTATVSLPSLILKDTPPQATIASGYLSGAGRGRRGSHRGMRRKREDEHTTKPVPLMEAKVPPTPKFDLAASNFPPLPGTVVSMRGETTPEMRLSDVVRGLKVTNKSVSREVNEAQHTNVSEEDANKPASVTPLVKPAPVSLHTVAPVLSSVSPPVKEEDKAEPPVPKGKVSSSTQAASPTTSEDAPSTCSQSVSTEAPSPSPSTPTSELQGSRKLSYAEVCQRLAKDTPPAQTPPSPPAASANQPLQELKVNRVEEPRPISKRTTDRPEKSGDSRPPRQPLRSFRGANGQVRFGGAGLKNREHQRGLNSGKQFSPQRGARRSGKEQNIPPRSPK, from the exons ATG GTTACCACAAAGGGAGCAGGTCTGAACCCCAACGCTAAAGTGTGGCAGGAGATCCCTGCACACCAGAATGACATCCCAGAGGGGGCCGAGGAGTCTCCTTGGCTGCTGACCTACTCTCCTCCCGCTGAGATGACCGATG GTTGCTCAGACGTTCCTTCTTCAGGGGGAAAAGGATACGACACTGAATTTCCTGAAAGCCCTTCTGACTATGTGACTGTGCCCACAGAGGGCATTGTGGATGGCACTGACCAGCCTGACTTGAGGTATCTGGTTTTTGACCCACAATGCGAATCAGCCATAGATGGCGACGTCTCTAAGGAACAACCGGTGTCTGAGGAGAGCCTGAGAGAGTCACTGAAGAAACAGCTCGAGTTCTGCTTTTCTAG AGAGAACCTATCTAAGGACCTGTACCTGATATCCCAGATGGACAGTGATCAGTTTGTTCCCATCTGGACCGTTGCTTGCATGGAGGACATCAAAGCCCTCACCACTGACGTGGACCTCATTCTGGATGTACTGAGAG CCTGTCCCATGGTGCAAGTTGATGAAAGTGGAGAGAAGGTTCGGCCAAACCACAGTCGCTGCATCATTATTCTGAGAGAGGTGCCAGAGACTACACCAGTTGAG GAAGTGGAGGCTCTTTTTAAGAGTGAAAGCTGCCCGAAAGTGTTGAGCGCGGAGTTTGCACACAACAGCAACTGGTACATAACGTTTCAGTCAGACATGGATGCACTGCAG GCTTACAGATACCTAAGAGAGGAAGTAAAAACGTTCCAGGGAAAGCCAGTCATG gcCCGCATTAAGGCCATTAACACATTCTTTGGTAAGAACGGCTTCCGCAGTGTGGACTCAGGTGTGTACAGTCAGCATGCCCAAGCACAGGCTCAGTATGGCTCTCCAGTCTACATGCAGCAGGTGTACAGCCCTCAGCAGCAGTACCCTGTATACCCAGTGGTGTCCCCCTCTTGGAGCCCTTCGATCATGCCTTATTTTGAAACACCGCTG GCACCTTTCCCCAACGGTGGATTCATGAATGGTTACAGCAGTTCTGGGAACTACAAAGCAAACTCAAGCTCTGTCAACACCCATCGACCTGCGAGCAGGAACCG GAATCAAATTAAGGGTCACCCTAGGCCTGAAGACGTGCCCCTGTCGTCTTCTTTGGTTCCGGGGGCCCTGATGGATGGCCTGTCTGGTCCCTTGAGTCCACAGCCCCTCCAGACATCAGGAACTGGCACCACGACAGCGACAGTCTCCCTGCCCTCATTAATCCTTAAAGACACCCCTCCACAGGCCACCATAGCCAGTGGATATCTCAGCGGGGCTGGACGGGGCAG GAGAGGTAGCCACAGAGgaatgaggaggaaaagagaagatGAACATACCACG AAGCCTGTCCCTTTGATGGAAGCCAAGGTACCACCTACACCAAAGTTTGACTTGGCAGCTTCCAATTTTCCTCCGTTGCCGGGAACTGTGGTCAGTATGCGGGGAGAAACTACACCAGAGATGCGCCTTTCTGATGTTGTGCGTGGCCTAAAGGTGACCAACAAG TCTGTCAGCCGAGAGGTTAACGAGGCCCAACACACGAACGTCTCAGAAGAGGATGCAAACAAACCTGCTTCTGTGACTCCGCTTGTTAAACCAGCTCCTGTGTCACTACACACAGTTGCACCAGTGCTCTCAAG CGTTTCTCCTCCAGTAAAGGAAGAGGATAAAGCTGAACCTCCTGTTCCAAAGGGAAAAGTCTCCTCGTCCACACAGGCTGCCTCCCCGACAACCTCTGAAGATGCCCCCTCCACCTGCAGCCAGTCTGTTTCTACAGAAGCACCTTCCCCATCTCCCTCAACTCCAACATCAGAGCTG CAGGGGTCAAGGAAGCTCAGCTATGCAGAGGTGTGCCAGAGGCTGGCCAAGGACACACCACCGGCACAgacgcctccctccccccctgcGGCCTCAGCCAACCAACCCCTGCAAGAGCTGAAGGTCAACAGGGTTGAGGAGCCTCGGCCCATCTCCAAACGCACTACAGACAGACCAGAGAAGTCCGGAGACAGCCGCCCACCTCGCCAACCATTGCGCTCCTTCAGAGGGGCGAATGGCCAAGTTAGATTCGGAGGTGCAGGTCTGAAGAACCGTGAGCATCAGAGGGGCCTGAATTCTGGCAAACAGTTTTCCCCACAGCGGGGGGCCAGACGCAGTGGCAAAGAACAGAACATTCCCCCAAGATCACCAAAATAA
- the pfdn5 gene encoding prefoldin subunit 5, whose amino-acid sequence MAVNLTDLSLPQLEGLKTQLDQEVEFLTSSIGQLKVVQTKYVEAKDSLNVLNKNNKGKELLVPLTSSMYVPGSLNDVENVLVDVGTGYYVEKNVEDSKAFFKRKIDFLTKQIEKIQPALQEKHAMKQAVIEVMNVKIQQLQQSQQASQMVGGSKA is encoded by the exons ATGGCGGTGAATCTCACAGACCTCTCCCTGCCTCAGCTAGAGGGACTGAAAACCCAGCTAGATCAG GAGGTTGAGTTCTTGACGTCTTCCATTGGGCAGCTCAAAGTTGTCCAGACCAAGTATGTTGAAGCAAAAGATAGTTTGAATGTcctgaacaaaaacaataaag GAAAAGAATTGCTTGTGCCGCTTACCAGCTCT ATGTACGTCCCTGGATCATTAAATGATGTGGAAAATGTTTTAGTGGATGTCGGGACAGGATACTACGTTGAAAAG AACGTGGAAGACTCAAAGGCGTTCTTCAAACGAAAAATAGACTTCCTCACAAAGCAGATAGAGAAAATCCAGCCAGCCCTTCAGGAAAAACACGCCATGAAACAAG CTGTGATTGAAGTCATGAACGTGAAGATCCAGCAGCTACAACAGAGCCAGCAGGCGTCACAGATGGTCGGGGGCTCCAAGGCTTAA